CGTCTTGGCCATCGCGCGGGTCTGGTGGTCGCCCCACAGGACGACGTTGTCGCACGACACCAGCACGGCGGAACACGGCAGCAAGAGCAGAGCGAAAACGGTGCGCATCATGCCGGGGTTATCGGCCAGACGCGGGGTAGGCGCTCACCTTCACGCCCGAGGGTGCCCGGCCGGGATCGTTACAACCACCGACGGTTTAGCCGCCCGCCCAACGGGCGGCGCGTGGCTGACCGGATCACCGACGCGCCGCCCGTTGGGCGGTCGGCTAAACAATGCGTCATACCCTGCGGCAACTGATCCACTCAAGGCGTCGCGTTGGTCGCTGCGGAGAGAATCGACGCAGCGATGTACAGCACCCCGACGACGAGCCCGAGGTAGCCCGTGACGAGCCCGGCGACCGCCATGCCGCGCCCGCCGACCTGGCCCCGGCTGCGGCCGATCTGCCCCATCGCGATGTGGCCGGTGATGATCGCGACGATGGAGGGCAGGATAAAGCAGCAAAACAGCAGGCCGCAGATCCCGCAGATCATGCTCGTGATCGCCAGCCCGCTGGTGGACTGCGGGCCGTACATCTGGCCCATGGGCTGCGCGGGGACGGGCGGGGGCGCGTTGCTGGCGAATGGGTTTTCGACCGGCGGCGGGCCGTAGGGGTCGTGCGCGGGCGGCGAGCCGTAGCCATCGTCCAGCGGCCCGGGCGGGGGCGGTGTCGATGCAAAAGGCGACGCCTGCTGCGGCGGCGCAGACGACGAAGCCGAAGCCCCGCCCGCGCCTTGCCAGACATCGTCCCGCGCCGGGCCGGGATGCCCCGACTGCCCGCCGCCATACCCGGCATACGGCTGGGGCTCCTGCGGCTTGGGCAAAAACAGCCCGAGCGCCATCGCGAGCAGCGCGACCACCGCCAACACAATCCCCGTCCCCGTACACGCCCAGCCCGCCCCCGTCCCGCCCAGGAACGCGCTCTGGCGAAGCACCACCGCCTGGTCCACATCCGTCTCCGGAAAACTCAGCAGCACCTGCGCCGGCGCGTCGGGCTGGTACTGCTTGAGTTCCTCACGCAGCCGGGCCCGCTGGACCGTGCAGACCAGGAACGGCTCCTGCGCCAGCGCGCGGATCTCCGCGTCGTCCTGGGTCAGCGAGCTGCTCAGGATGTACTCAAACCCCAGCACGGTCTCGTCGGCCGGGCTGTCCAGCGCGACCAGCGGGATGTACGCGCTGCCCCACGACTCGGGGTCGTCGTCCACCGGCCCGTTCACCGGGTCATTCGTCACCATGAAGTAGCCGTCGAGCATCAGCTGATAATCAATCAGCTTGAACTTCTCGCCCGCCTTGGGCGGATTGGTCGAAAGCTCCGCGAACGTCACCTCCCGCATGTTCGCGGCCTGCTGGTCCTCGTAAAGCCCGTACCCGCCGATTGCGCCGCTGCAAAGCGCGACAAACAGCAGGAGCACGCCGGCGATCAGGAAGAAGGGTTTCATGGCACCCCCGAGTGAAAAGAAAGAGAATCGGACCCGCGCAGCGTCGTTACGCGCCGGCCTGATTGTACACCTGCCCGCAGCGCTCGGCGGCACCGGACCACGTCAGCTTGCGCACCTGCAGGTCCGCGTGCTTCCGCATCGTCTGGCCCAGCGACGGGTGGCGCAGCACGCCGATGATCTTGTCCGCGATGTCGTCGATGTCCCAGAAGTCGACCTTGAGCGCGTGCGTCAAGACCTCGCTCACGCCCGACTGCTTGCTGATGATGACCGGCACGTCGTGCGCCACGGCCTCCAGCGGCGCGATGCCGAACGGCTCGGACACCGAGGGCATCACGAACACATCCGCGCGCTCGTAGGCCTGGGCGACCTCGTCGCCGTGCAAAAAGCCGGTGAACGTGACGTGCTTGCCGATGCCCGCGGCCGAGGCCTGCCGGATCGTCTGGTCGATCTGGTCGCCCGCGCCGGCGATGACGAACTTGACGTTGTCCATCTTTTCGAGCACACGCTTGGCCGCCGCGACGAAATACTCCGGGCCCTTCTGCATCGTCACCCGGCCCAGGAACAATACCACCTTCTCGTCCTTGCCGATCCCGGTGGGTGGCTCGATGGGTTCCTGACGTTCAACGCCGTTGCGCACCGTCTGCTCGACGCCGTTGTACACGACCTCGCACCGCGCGGGGGCCATGCCGTAGCGCTCGCACAGGATGTTGCGCGTCAGGTGGCTCACGGCGATGACCCGGCCGGCGCGGTGGACGGCCGCGCGTTCGATCTGCGCGATTGCTTCGTTGAGCTGTTCGCCGCTGCGGTCGTGCTCGGTCGAGTGGACGTGCGCGACCCAGGGCCGACCCGTCGCGGCCGAGACCGCCTGCGCCGCGGGGAAGGTGAGCCAGTCGTGGGCATGGATGACATCGAAGTCGCCGCCGCGTGCGAGGTCGACGCACAGGTCGGCGTAGCGCCGCGCCTCGGCCGGGAGGTCGCCCGTGTAGATCGGGGCGCAGTGGTCGGGGTCGTAGGCGGGCGCGGATGGTTCGCCGGCGACCGGATGCCCCGACCGCGATGCGCCTTCTTGATCGTCTGCTGCCACGCCCTGCGCCGATGTCGCGCCGTTGCTCAGCCGGCCCGGTGCGCTCCGCAGACTTGAGAGGTATGGGTGCGACCCGCTCACCGGCCCGCCGCCGTAGGGCGACGCGATGCGCGACGGCACGGCCTTGAACGTCACGCCCGGCAGCGCGGCCGAGCCCACCGGGGGGTCGTATTCAAACGTGCTCGCCACCTCGCCCGGCGTCCTATGGCCTTCATCATTCTGCGACGCTCCGGGGGCGGCGGACCTACCCCGGGTACCCGTTGCGGGCTGAGAGGGCCGGTCCTGCGGCGTGAGCAGATTCACATGCGACGCGATCTCGCCGTCGACGTGCTTGGGCAGCACAAACGTCACCCGGTGCCCGCGCTGGGCGAGCGCCCGCGTCAGCCCGTAGCACGCCGTGCCCAACCCACCCGAGATGTACGGCGGGAACTCCCACCCCAGCATCAATATCCGCATCGCTTGGCCCATGTAAAAGAGCGTGGAACGACACAGGATACCAGCGCCGTGATTAGCTGGCTACATTGCAAAACAAACCAACTGCCTCCGCCCGCAGCACGCTAGCACTGTAGCTGTCCAGAAACCGAGCAGTACCTAGTTGTTGTCTGCCCCGACCTTTGCAAATTTGTTATCAGAGCCAAGCTTTGGAAACGTCGATTCAATTGGTTTGGCATTTTTGTACCTGCGTTTCATGGCATCACAAATACATTGATTCGCTTTTTCACAAGTAGCCATCGCTGTGATCACAGATTGGTAGAGATTGTTAGTAACTATTTTGATCAGGTGGTCATTTTCTGCGGGCACGAAAAGTGATGTGTCTAAGTCACCACCACTGGAGGCACTAATAACAGATATTTTCATAGCTTCGTCAAGACAATTGTTACGAAATGCCAAGCAACCAACTGCGAGTTGGAAATCCGCATTCGCCATATTGAGGTCAAGTATCAGAGTCGGCTCATCCATTTCAACCAAGAAGCCAAGGGCTGAAACATTGATGAACAGATGTTCAACATAATCCCCAACCGTAGTGATCTCACGATGACGATTGGGATCCTGTTCGTGAGCGGCCAGGAACTGGTTCCATAGCCCGCACATCGCATTGTGTTGCGCAGCAATCACAACCTGAGCAAAGCGGAGTTGATTGATCTGCTCTTTCCTCGCCCTGTGCTTCTTTTCTTGAAGTTGAAGGAGCCAAGCAACAAAAGCGCCGAGCAACGCCCCCAGCAAGCCAGCTAAGACAGAGACATATGTGGCCTCAAATGTGCTCATGTCTACCCCTCCCCCGTATCCAGCACCGCCATGAACGCCTTCTGCGGGATGTCCACGGAGGCGATCTTCTTCATCCGGGCCTTGCCGGCCTTCTGCTTTTCGAGCAGCTTGCGCTTGCGGGTCACGTCGCCGCCGTAGCACTTGGCGGTGACGTTTTTGCCGACGCTCTTGATCGTCTCGCGGGCGATGATCTTGCCGCCGATCGCGGCCTGCAGGGGGATCTCGAACAGGTGGCGGTCGATCTCTTTTTTGAGCTTCTTCAGCAGGTGTCGGCCGCGGAACTCGGATTTTTCGCGGTGGACGATGACGGCCAGGGCGTCGACCTTCGTGCCGTTGACGAGGATGTCCATCTTGACAAGCTGGTCGTGCCGGAACTCGGAGACGTGGTAGTCCATCGTGCCGTAGCCCGAGGTGATGGACTTCAGCTTGTCGAAGAAGTCGTAGATGATCTCGGCGAGCGGCAGCTCGTACTCGAGGATCTGCCGGTCGTCGGCCAGGAACTTCTGGGCCTTGTACACGCCGCGCCGCTGCTCGCACAGCTTCATGATGTCGCCGATGCGGTCGGTCGGGGTGATGATCTCGGCCATCACGATGGGCTCTCGGATCTCGACGATGTTGCTGGGGTCGGGCAGGTCGGCGGGGTTGGTGATATGGATCACGTCCGTGCCGCCGCCCTTGATGCGGCGTTGGACCTCGTAGGTCACGGTCGGCGCGGTCTGCACGAGCTCGACGTTGCTCTCGCGTTCGAGGCGTTCCTGGATGATGTCCATGTGGAGCATCCCCAAAAACCCGCAGCGGAAGCCCGAGCCCAGCGCCTCGGAGTTGGTCGGCTCGAACGAAAACGATGCGTCGTTGATGTGCAGCTTCGCGATCGCCTCGCGCAGCTCGTCGAACTGCGTGTTGCCGGATGGGTAGAAGTCGCAGAACACCATCGCCTGCGGCTCCTGGTAGCCGGGCAGGGGGGCGTCGGCGGGGTTCGTGTCGAGTGTGATCGTATCGCCGATGTTGACATCGTCGAGCGTCTTGATCGCCGCGACCATGTAGCCGACGTCGCCGGCGTCGAAGGGCTCGTCGATCTTCTGCATCTGCGGGCGGAACTTGCCCAGCTCGGTGATGTAGAAGGTGCGTTTGATGCCCATCATTCGGATGCGGTCGCCCTTCTTCATCGAGCCGTTGATGACACGGAAGTAGACGACAACGCCGCGGTAGTCGTCGTATTTGGCGTCGAAGATGAGCGCCTGGAGCTTGGCGTCCTGCTTGCCCTTGGGCGGGGGGAAGCGTTCGCAGATCGCGTCGAGCAGCTCGGGCACGCCCTCGCCGGTCTTGGCGGAGGTGAAGATGCAGTCCTCGGCGGGGAGCCCGAGCACCTCTTCGACCTGCAACGCCCGCTTCTCGGGCTCGGCGCTGGGCAGGTCGATCTTGTTGATGATCGGGATCAGCTCGAGGTTCGCGTCCACGGCCTTGTAGAGGTTCGCGACGGTCTGGGCCTCGACGCCCTGGGTCGAGTCGACCACGAGTACCGCGCCTTCGCACGCGGCGAGCGCTCGGCTGACTTCGTAGTGGAAGTCCACGTGCCCGGGCGTGTCGATGAAGTTGAGCTCGTAGGTCTTGCCGTTGTAGACGTGCTCGACGGACACGGCGGAGGACTTAATGGTGATCCCGCGTTCGCGTTCGAGGTCCATCGAGTCCAGCGCCTGCTCCTGCTGGTTGCGGGTCGTCATCGCGCCGGTGCCCATGAGCATGCGGTCGGCCAGGGTGGATTTCCCGTGGTCGATGTGGGCGATGATGCAGAAGTTTCGGATGTGGTCACTACTCATTGAACCGAGCATTGTAGCAGGGTCAACGTTCGCGCATTCAAAACGCGGACGCCCGGTCGGCTTGGCTTTGACGGGATAACGGGATCGGTGGGAGGGTCGGGATCAAACACTGCTTCATCCCGTTGATCTCGCCGATCCCGTTATCCCGTCAAAGAACGCCGCAGTTCTTCGCGAGACGAATTGACTAGAATGCCCGGCCCGCTATCATCTTGGAACGATTCTAAAAAACGACCCCCCAACCCCCTTGAAGTGCAGGAGTCAACGATGAGCGATGCCAGCAAATGCCCCTTCGCCGGCGGCCAGCCCGCCCCGGACCGTGTCGGATCGACCGCCAACAGCCGGTGGTGGCCCAACATGCTCAACCTCAAGGTGCTGCACCAGAACCCGCCGGCGGGCGACCCGATGGGCGAGGGCTTTGACTACGCCGAGGCGTTCAAGACGATCGACCTCGACGAACTCAAGAAGGACGTGATGGCCGTCATGACAACCAACCAGCCTTGGTGGCCTGCCGACTGGGGGCACTATGGCCCGCTGTTTATCCGCATGGCCTGGCACAGCGCGGGCACCTACCGCATCGCCGACGGCCGGGGCGGCTCGGGGGCGGGCACGCTGCGCTTCGCGCCGCTCAACTCCTGGCCCGACAACGCGAACCTCGACAAGGCCCGCCGGCTGCTCTGGCCCGTCAAGCAGAAGTACGGCAAGGCGCTCTCGTGGGCGGACCTCATGGTCTTCACCGGCAACTGCGCGATCGAGTCCATGGGGCTCGAGCCCTTCGGCTTCGCCGGCGGACGCGAGGACGTGTGGGAACCCGAGGAAGACATCTACTGGGGCAAGGAGACCGAGTGGCTCGGCGACGAGCGCTACACCGGCGACCGCGAGCTCGAAGACCCGTTGGGCGCCGTGCAGATGGGGCTCATCTATGTGAATCCCGAGGGGCCCAACGGCAAGCCCGACCCGGTCGCCGCGGCCCGCGACATCCGCGAGACGTTCGCGCGCATGGCGATGGACGATGAAGAAACTGTCGCGCTCATCGCGGGCGGGCACACCTTCGGCAAGGCCCACGGCGCGGGCGACCCGGGGCAGTACGTCGGCCGGGAGCCCGAGGGGGCTGGGCTCGAACTGCAGGGGCTGGGCTGGCAGAACACCTATGAAGACGGGCACTCGGCGCAGACCATCACCTCGGGCCTCGAAGGCGCGTGGACGGCCAACCCCATCCAGTGGGACAACGGCTTCTTCGACAACCTCTTCAACTTCGAGTGGGAGCTGACTAAGAGCCCCGCGGGCGCGCAGCAGTGGACGCCCAAGGACGGCGCGGGCGACGGCACCGTGCCCGATGCGCACGACACCGCGACGATGGTCGCGCCGATGATGCTGACGACCGACCTCGCGCTGCGGATGGACCCGGCGTATGAAAAGATCTCCCGCCGGTTCCACGAGCACCCCGACCAGTTCGCCGATGCGTTTGCGCGGGCGTGGTACAAGCTGACCCACCGCGACATGGGCCCGCACAGCCGGCTGATCGGCAAATGGGTGCCCGAGGCGCAGCGCTGGCAGGACCCGGTGCCCGAGGTGGACCACGAATTGATCGACAACGTCGATACCGCGGCGCTAAAGGCGGCGCTGTTCGACACCGGGCTGTCGATCGCGCAGCTTGTCGCGACGGCCTGGGCCGCGGCCGCGTCCTTCCGCGGGACGGACAAACGCGGCGGCGCCAACGGCGCTCGGCTGCGCCTGTCGCCGCAGAAAGACTGGGCGGTCAACCAACCCGATGAACTCGCGAAGGTGCTGCCCGTGCTGGAGAAGGTACAGAGCGACTTCAACGCGTCGCAGTCGGGCGGCAAGAAGGTCTCGCTCGCGGATGTCATCGTGCTCGGCGGCTGCGCGGCGGTGGAGGCCGCCGCGAAGAAGGCCGGCCACGACGTGTCGGTCCCGTTCATGCCGGGGCGTACCGACGCGACGCAGGCACAGACCGACGCCGAGGCGATGGCCCCGCTCGAACCGACCTATGACGGCTTCCGCAACTACATCCACCCGGGCCACACCCGGCCTGCCGAGGCGCTGCTCGTCGACCGCGCTCAGCTGCTCACCCTCTCCGCGCCCGAGATGACCGTCCTCGTCGGCGGGCTCCGCGTGCTGGGCGCGAACACCGGCGGCTCTCCGCTCGGCGTCTTCACTCACCGGCCCGAGACGCTCACCAACGACTTCTTCACGAACCTCCTCGCGATGGACACCGCCTGGAAGCAATCAGACAAATGTGAGCACGTCTATGAAGGCAAAGACCTCGAAACGACCGAGGTGAAGTGGCGCGGCACGGCCGTGGACCTTGTTTTCGGCTCCAACTCTCAGCTCCGCGCGATCGCCGAGGTCTACGCCTGCGACGACGCGGAGGCAAAGTTCGTCGAAGACTTCGTCGCCGCGTGGGGTAAGGTGATGGGCCTCGACCGTTTTGACCTGAACTGATGCGAGTCAACGCCTCCAGCCCGACCGTCAAAGCCCGGATGCTCCGCCTGTTGTTGGCGGGGCTGGCGGTGTTATGTTTCGCGCTGGGCTGGGTGGGGCTCTGGGTGCCGGGCCTGCCGACGACGGTGTTCTGGATTGCCTCGGCCTATCTCGCGGCGAAGTCGTGCCCGGTCATCCAGCGATGGGTTTACGCCCGGGGCCGGGTCGGCCGATCGGTCCGGCTGATCGTCGAGGAGCGCGCACTGACCGCGCCGGGTAAACGCCGGGCGCTAACCGGGATGGCGCTCGGCCTATCCCTGTCCGTCGTCTTGCTCTATCTCCTGCGCGAGCCCAGTCCGATCCTGATCGGCGTCATCGTCGCGGCGGGCGGCGTCGGCGCAGCGTGCATCATCTTCGGCCTGCGGACCCGCTCGGCGGACGAGCCCGCCGACTTGCACACCCCGTAAACCTCA
The sequence above is a segment of the Phycisphaeraceae bacterium D3-23 genome. Coding sequences within it:
- a CDS encoding DUF4190 domain-containing protein, which encodes MKPFFLIAGVLLLFVALCSGAIGGYGLYEDQQAANMREVTFAELSTNPPKAGEKFKLIDYQLMLDGYFMVTNDPVNGPVDDDPESWGSAYIPLVALDSPADETVLGFEYILSSSLTQDDAEIRALAQEPFLVCTVQRARLREELKQYQPDAPAQVLLSFPETDVDQAVVLRQSAFLGGTGAGWACTGTGIVLAVVALLAMALGLFLPKPQEPQPYAGYGGGQSGHPGPARDDVWQGAGGASASSSAPPQQASPFASTPPPPGPLDDGYGSPPAHDPYGPPPVENPFASNAPPPVPAQPMGQMYGPQSTSGLAITSMICGICGLLFCCFILPSIVAIITGHIAMGQIGRSRGQVGGRGMAVAGLVTGYLGLVVGVLYIAASILSAATNATP
- a CDS encoding glycosyltransferase gives rise to the protein MGQAMRILMLGWEFPPYISGGLGTACYGLTRALAQRGHRVTFVLPKHVDGEIASHVNLLTPQDRPSQPATGTRGRSAAPGASQNDEGHRTPGEVASTFEYDPPVGSAALPGVTFKAVPSRIASPYGGGPVSGSHPYLSSLRSAPGRLSNGATSAQGVAADDQEGASRSGHPVAGEPSAPAYDPDHCAPIYTGDLPAEARRYADLCVDLARGGDFDVIHAHDWLTFPAAQAVSAATGRPWVAHVHSTEHDRSGEQLNEAIAQIERAAVHRAGRVIAVSHLTRNILCERYGMAPARCEVVYNGVEQTVRNGVERQEPIEPPTGIGKDEKVVLFLGRVTMQKGPEYFVAAAKRVLEKMDNVKFVIAGAGDQIDQTIRQASAAGIGKHVTFTGFLHGDEVAQAYERADVFVMPSVSEPFGIAPLEAVAHDVPVIISKQSGVSEVLTHALKVDFWDIDDIADKIIGVLRHPSLGQTMRKHADLQVRKLTWSGAAERCGQVYNQAGA
- the lepA gene encoding translation elongation factor 4; its protein translation is MSSDHIRNFCIIAHIDHGKSTLADRMLMGTGAMTTRNQQEQALDSMDLERERGITIKSSAVSVEHVYNGKTYELNFIDTPGHVDFHYEVSRALAACEGAVLVVDSTQGVEAQTVANLYKAVDANLELIPIINKIDLPSAEPEKRALQVEEVLGLPAEDCIFTSAKTGEGVPELLDAICERFPPPKGKQDAKLQALIFDAKYDDYRGVVVYFRVINGSMKKGDRIRMMGIKRTFYITELGKFRPQMQKIDEPFDAGDVGYMVAAIKTLDDVNIGDTITLDTNPADAPLPGYQEPQAMVFCDFYPSGNTQFDELREAIAKLHINDASFSFEPTNSEALGSGFRCGFLGMLHMDIIQERLERESNVELVQTAPTVTYEVQRRIKGGGTDVIHITNPADLPDPSNIVEIREPIVMAEIITPTDRIGDIMKLCEQRRGVYKAQKFLADDRQILEYELPLAEIIYDFFDKLKSITSGYGTMDYHVSEFRHDQLVKMDILVNGTKVDALAVIVHREKSEFRGRHLLKKLKKEIDRHLFEIPLQAAIGGKIIARETIKSVGKNVTAKCYGGDVTRKRKLLEKQKAGKARMKKIASVDIPQKAFMAVLDTGEG
- the katG gene encoding catalase/peroxidase HPI; this translates as MSDASKCPFAGGQPAPDRVGSTANSRWWPNMLNLKVLHQNPPAGDPMGEGFDYAEAFKTIDLDELKKDVMAVMTTNQPWWPADWGHYGPLFIRMAWHSAGTYRIADGRGGSGAGTLRFAPLNSWPDNANLDKARRLLWPVKQKYGKALSWADLMVFTGNCAIESMGLEPFGFAGGREDVWEPEEDIYWGKETEWLGDERYTGDRELEDPLGAVQMGLIYVNPEGPNGKPDPVAAARDIRETFARMAMDDEETVALIAGGHTFGKAHGAGDPGQYVGREPEGAGLELQGLGWQNTYEDGHSAQTITSGLEGAWTANPIQWDNGFFDNLFNFEWELTKSPAGAQQWTPKDGAGDGTVPDAHDTATMVAPMMLTTDLALRMDPAYEKISRRFHEHPDQFADAFARAWYKLTHRDMGPHSRLIGKWVPEAQRWQDPVPEVDHELIDNVDTAALKAALFDTGLSIAQLVATAWAAAASFRGTDKRGGANGARLRLSPQKDWAVNQPDELAKVLPVLEKVQSDFNASQSGGKKVSLADVIVLGGCAAVEAAAKKAGHDVSVPFMPGRTDATQAQTDAEAMAPLEPTYDGFRNYIHPGHTRPAEALLVDRAQLLTLSAPEMTVLVGGLRVLGANTGGSPLGVFTHRPETLTNDFFTNLLAMDTAWKQSDKCEHVYEGKDLETTEVKWRGTAVDLVFGSNSQLRAIAEVYACDDAEAKFVEDFVAAWGKVMGLDRFDLN
- a CDS encoding DUF454 family protein yields the protein MRVNASSPTVKARMLRLLLAGLAVLCFALGWVGLWVPGLPTTVFWIASAYLAAKSCPVIQRWVYARGRVGRSVRLIVEERALTAPGKRRALTGMALGLSLSVVLLYLLREPSPILIGVIVAAGGVGAACIIFGLRTRSADEPADLHTP